In one Bacteroidales bacterium WCE2004 genomic region, the following are encoded:
- a CDS encoding phosphatidate cytidylyltransferase, producing MSNFWVRTLAGIVYLAVMVFGLIWDRAIFGCLFLIVMTTALQEFYRMSMGSRFRFQQRLGVVAAAAAFLCVAYHCFYGGDLRWAFLTLVPLLLIPVTCLFLPSREGFGDLAYVYAGLLYIALPISLSPYLMMDGIVFDGWLMLSFFILIWVSDVGAYCLGTAFGQRPTARKLAPEISPKKSWWGFWSAIVFCVAAAIGLHYLTWLPFGLGHCIALGVIVSVGGVCGDLFESMWKRHFGVKDSGNCIPGHGGMLDRFDSSLVAIPMACVYLIAWGLL from the coding sequence ATGAGTAATTTCTGGGTCAGGACGCTGGCCGGAATCGTTTATCTGGCCGTGATGGTGTTTGGTCTCATCTGGGACCGCGCCATCTTCGGCTGTCTGTTTCTGATCGTGATGACCACGGCCCTGCAGGAGTTCTACCGGATGTCCATGGGGTCGCGGTTCCGTTTCCAGCAGCGGCTCGGCGTGGTCGCTGCCGCAGCGGCCTTCCTGTGTGTCGCTTATCATTGTTTTTATGGCGGAGACCTGCGCTGGGCTTTCCTGACGCTCGTTCCGCTGCTGCTGATTCCCGTTACATGCCTTTTCCTGCCCAGCCGTGAGGGCTTCGGCGACCTGGCATACGTCTACGCGGGACTTCTGTACATCGCCCTGCCGATCTCACTTTCCCCGTATCTGATGATGGACGGGATCGTGTTCGACGGCTGGCTGATGCTCTCGTTCTTTATCCTGATCTGGGTGTCCGACGTGGGCGCCTATTGCCTCGGGACGGCCTTCGGCCAGCGGCCGACGGCGCGCAAGCTTGCCCCGGAGATTTCCCCGAAGAAGTCCTGGTGGGGCTTCTGGAGCGCGATCGTCTTCTGCGTGGCGGCGGCCATCGGTCTCCACTACCTGACCTGGCTGCCGTTCGGGCTGGGCCACTGCATCGCCCTGGGCGTGATCGTGAGCGTGGGCGGCGTCTGCGGCGACCTTTTCGAATCGATGTGGAAGCGCCATTTCGGCGTCAAGGATTCCGGCAACTGCATCCCCGGGCACGGTGGAATGCTTGACCGCTTCGACAGCAGCCTGGTGGCCATCCCGATGGCCTGTGTGTATTTGATCGCCTGGGGGTTGTTATGA
- a CDS encoding phosphatidylserine decarboxylase — protein MKIDHNSYGSVALVYLIGGVLAALLVLFVHSWVFWPLLVLILLIVGWQTAFFRVPRRFRAGGPHSVVSVADGKVVIVDKVFEPEFLKKDCIQISVYMDFFDVHANFWPADGEVTYYRYYPGEHFLAFKPKASEENEHTCVGLRTTSGHDMLFKQLAGGFARRIVCYAKDGLPVKAGEQCGIIKFGSRIDMYVPLEAQICVKVGEQVRACETVLAEL, from the coding sequence ATGAAGATAGACCACAATTCCTACGGAAGCGTTGCGCTCGTTTATCTGATCGGCGGAGTCCTGGCTGCGCTGCTCGTCCTTTTTGTACATTCCTGGGTATTCTGGCCGCTGCTGGTCCTGATCCTGCTGATCGTCGGCTGGCAGACCGCCTTCTTCCGCGTCCCGCGGCGTTTCCGCGCCGGCGGACCTCACTCCGTGGTGTCCGTCGCGGACGGCAAGGTGGTAATCGTGGACAAGGTCTTCGAGCCGGAGTTCCTGAAGAAGGATTGCATCCAGATTTCCGTGTATATGGATTTCTTCGACGTGCACGCCAATTTCTGGCCGGCCGACGGCGAGGTGACCTACTACCGCTACTATCCCGGCGAGCATTTCCTCGCCTTCAAGCCGAAGGCTTCCGAGGAAAACGAGCACACTTGCGTCGGCCTGCGCACGACGTCCGGCCACGATATGCTGTTCAAGCAGCTGGCGGGCGGATTCGCCCGGCGCATCGTCTGCTACGCCAAGGACGGGCTTCCTGTCAAGGCGGGCGAGCAGTGCGGCATCATCAAGTTCGGCTCGCGCATCGACATGTACGTGCCGCTGGAGGCGCAGATCTGCGTCAAGGTCGGTGAGCAGGTTCGCGCTTGCGAAACGGTACTCGCCGAACTGTAA
- a CDS encoding 2-haloacid dehalogenase, with the protein MIKNIIFDFGEVLVNWDPRRLYVPYFGDAAKADWFLKEICPYEWNAQCDSGRLLAEVAQERVDLFPEWEKEIRMYFDRWIEMIGGEIPGSADVVREFKERGYGIYGITNWSAETFPLVRHRFPVFDLMDGMIVSGEDHVLKPNPEIYNLLLSRYGLKAEECVFIDDNPRNAAGAEAVGIRGLVFKDAAQMRADLNKIVSEE; encoded by the coding sequence ATGATTAAGAACATCATTTTCGATTTCGGCGAAGTCCTGGTCAACTGGGACCCGCGCCGCCTCTATGTCCCCTATTTCGGCGACGCCGCCAAGGCCGACTGGTTCCTGAAAGAGATCTGCCCCTATGAGTGGAACGCGCAGTGCGACAGCGGCCGCCTGCTGGCGGAAGTCGCGCAGGAGCGCGTGGACCTCTTCCCCGAATGGGAGAAGGAGATCCGGATGTATTTCGACCGCTGGATTGAGATGATCGGCGGCGAGATTCCCGGCAGCGCGGACGTCGTGCGCGAATTCAAGGAGCGCGGCTACGGCATCTACGGCATCACCAACTGGTCCGCCGAGACCTTCCCGCTCGTGCGGCACCGCTTCCCGGTCTTCGACCTGATGGACGGGATGATCGTGTCGGGTGAAGACCACGTCCTCAAGCCCAACCCCGAGATCTACAACCTCCTGCTGAGCCGCTACGGCCTCAAGGCCGAAGAATGCGTGTTCATCGACGACAATCCCCGCAACGCCGCGGGAGCAGAAGCCGTCGGCATCCGGGGACTCGTATTCAAGGACGCCGCACAGATGCGCGCGGACCTGAACAAAATCGTTTCTGAGGAATAA
- a CDS encoding TonB-dependent outer membrane receptor, SusC/RagA subfamily, signature region, translating into MKRIPYLLLVLMLVSSCGASRQAGRTDDVRQASDLETNSIGRVDMKNAETYTNIYDYLRGRVPGVEIVGTSIRIRGINTTGNTDALIILDGMEVSDISDVNPMDVKSVEVLKDAASTMYGMRGANGVVIIKTKGAGDD; encoded by the coding sequence ATGAAACGTATCCCCTATCTCCTGCTTGTTCTTATGCTGGTCAGTTCCTGCGGCGCCAGCCGTCAGGCAGGCCGCACGGACGACGTCCGCCAGGCAAGCGACCTCGAGACCAATTCCATCGGCCGGGTCGACATGAAGAATGCCGAGACCTATACGAACATCTACGACTATCTCCGCGGGCGGGTGCCCGGCGTCGAGATCGTCGGCACATCCATCCGCATCCGCGGCATCAACACGACGGGCAACACCGACGCGCTCATCATCCTGGACGGCATGGAAGTGTCCGACATCAGCGATGTCAATCCTATGGACGTGAAGTCGGTAGAGGTCCTCAAGGATGCCGCATCCACCATGTATGGCATGCGCGGCGCCAACGGCGTGGTCATCATCAAGACGAAGGGTGCCGGGGATGATTAA
- a CDS encoding transcriptional regulator, TetR family has product MQTLKTDTRKRILAVSRKLFLEKGFQGATTREIAAASGVTLSNLYHYYPSKDELFRVLLKPATDALEGLLAERHGQTGYDIAKIREDGYAAEELEEYMGIIRKHRNSLKMLLFKSQGSSLEGFKEYYVEKATRSVLDWFKLMKAKYTGMDFDVSEFFIHLNNVWMFTLLEEILMHDLPEEETRAVLSDYVRFELIGWKKMMKI; this is encoded by the coding sequence ATGCAGACCCTGAAGACAGATACGCGCAAACGGATTCTCGCCGTTTCCAGGAAGCTCTTTTTGGAGAAAGGCTTCCAGGGGGCGACGACCCGGGAGATAGCCGCTGCGTCGGGGGTCACCCTGAGCAACCTGTATCATTATTATCCCTCCAAAGATGAGCTGTTCCGCGTTTTGCTGAAACCCGCCACGGACGCCCTGGAGGGCCTGCTGGCCGAAAGACACGGCCAGACGGGATATGATATAGCGAAGATCCGGGAGGACGGCTATGCGGCGGAAGAGCTGGAAGAATACATGGGCATCATCCGCAAGCACAGAAATTCCCTGAAGATGCTGCTGTTCAAATCGCAAGGATCTTCGCTGGAGGGCTTCAAGGAGTATTATGTAGAGAAGGCCACCCGCAGTGTCCTGGATTGGTTCAAGCTGATGAAAGCGAAGTATACGGGGATGGATTTCGATGTGTCGGAATTCTTCATCCACCTGAACAATGTCTGGATGTTTACCTTATTGGAAGAAATATTGATGCACGACCTGCCCGAAGAAGAGACCCGGGCAGTCCTTTCGGACTATGTCCGCTTTGAGCTGATCGGATGGAAAAAGATGATGAAGATTTGA
- a CDS encoding Hypothetical integral membrane protein (Trep_Strep) codes for MKKVFKIVLMAIAYLACFLLAGVSGAIHPAFYAYVGALFPLLTAFVYLNTASMIRGFGAATVLNGFVFVLFLIAGEVDAAYMIGTVILTALAEIIRYAFKYDTRKGVRWSFVPLAFSFFAYTAHWWTDTEGSLAAAVEEMPAGYDQLMKAVIDNVPVLVVVLVLTVPVAILAMRLAEKVLKKPAASFR; via the coding sequence ATGAAGAAAGTTTTCAAAATCGTTCTGATGGCGATTGCCTATCTCGCCTGCTTCCTTCTGGCTGGCGTCAGCGGCGCCATCCATCCTGCTTTTTATGCCTATGTCGGTGCGTTGTTCCCGCTCCTGACTGCATTCGTGTACCTGAATACCGCGAGCATGATCCGCGGTTTCGGTGCGGCTACGGTCCTGAACGGATTCGTCTTCGTGCTGTTCCTGATTGCCGGCGAGGTCGATGCCGCTTACATGATCGGCACGGTCATCCTTACGGCTTTGGCTGAAATTATCCGCTACGCCTTCAAGTACGATACCCGCAAGGGTGTCCGCTGGAGCTTCGTGCCGCTCGCTTTCTCCTTCTTCGCCTACACGGCCCACTGGTGGACTGATACGGAAGGTTCGCTGGCGGCTGCGGTCGAGGAGATGCCTGCCGGCTACGACCAGCTGATGAAAGCGGTCATCGACAATGTGCCGGTGCTGGTCGTCGTGCTGGTCCTGACGGTTCCCGTCGCCATCCTGGCCATGCGCCTGGCGGAAAAAGTTCTCAAGAAGCCTGCTGCATCATTCCGGTAG